Proteins from a genomic interval of Candidatus Annandia pinicola:
- the rplU gene encoding 50S ribosomal protein L21, whose protein sequence is MYAILEHGNKQYLISKGKIIFLDKINCNIEKIIYLKKVLFLSYKDKIYIGNPIVKNVIVKIKIIKHGRNKKIKIIKFHRRKHHLKTQGHRQWYTQIKVLKIEINKI, encoded by the coding sequence ATGTATGCTATTTTAGAACATGGAAATAAACAATATTTAATTAGCAAAGGTAAAATTATTTTTTTAGATAAAATTAATTGTAATATAGAAAAAATAATATATTTAAAAAAAGTATTATTTTTATCATATAAAGATAAAATATATATAGGTAATCCTATAGTTAAAAATGTAATTGTTAAAATAAAAATAATAAAACATGGTCGTAATAAAAAAATTAAAATAATAAAATTTCATCGTCGTAAACATCATTTAAAAACACAAGGCCATAGACAATGGTATACTCAAATTAAAGTTTTAAAAATTGAAATTAATAAAATATAA
- the aroQ gene encoding type II 3-dehydroquinate dehydratase, with product MYKVLLLNGPNLNLLGKRESNIYGNIKLSNIILDLKNIANKNNILLKDFQSNSEGLLIDKIHKSYKKINYIIINPGSFTHTSIALRDALLSVKIPFIEIHISNIFSREKFRHKSYISDISNGIICGFGIYGYFLALNYIIKII from the coding sequence ATGTATAAAGTTTTATTATTAAATGGCCCCAATTTAAATTTATTAGGTAAAAGAGAATCTAATATATATGGTAATATAAAGTTATCTAATATAATTTTAGATTTAAAAAATATAGCCAATAAAAATAATATTTTATTAAAAGATTTTCAATCTAATTCAGAAGGTTTATTAATTGATAAAATTCATAAATCTTATAAAAAAATAAATTATATAATTATTAATCCTGGTTCTTTTACTCATACAAGTATAGCATTACGTGATGCTTTGTTATCGGTAAAAATACCATTTATTGAAATTCATATTTCTAATATATTTTCTAGAGAAAAATTTAGACATAAATCTTATATTTCTGATATATCTAATGGAATTATCTGTGGTTTTGGAATTTATGGTTATTTTTTAGCTTTAAATTATATAATTAAAATTATATAA
- the rpmA gene encoding 50S ribosomal protein L27, producing MAHKKAGGSTRNGRDSHSKRLGVKCYGGEKIYSGNIIIRQRGTKFHAGNNVGCGKDYTLFALKDGYIYFKNKGNKNKKYVNIYDKK from the coding sequence ATGGCACATAAAAAAGCCGGTGGATCAACACGTAACGGTAGAGATTCTCATTCTAAAAGGTTAGGTGTTAAATGTTATGGTGGAGAAAAAATATATTCTGGAAATATTATTATTAGACAAAGAGGAACTAAATTTCATGCAGGTAATAATGTTGGTTGTGGTAAAGATTATACTTTATTTGCTTTAAAAGATGGTTATATATATTTTAAAAATAAAGGAAACAAAAATAAAAAGTATGTAAATATTTATGATAAAAAGTAA
- the cgtA gene encoding Obg family GTPase CgtA, with translation MKFVDIAYIYVVAGKGGDGIISFRREKYIPKGGPDGGNGGNGGNIWLKTSNNLNTLIDFNFKKIFFAESGKNGSSKKKTGKDGKDLYIKVPIGTRVINKDNNKIIIDLINNKQLLLLVKGGSCGIGNSRFKSSTNRTPIKRTLGLEGEKKYIKLELILLADVGTLGLPNAGKSTFINIISSAKSKISYYPFTTLSPKLGLVKFNKKKNFIIADIPGIIKNCYKGIGLGIKFLKHLTRCNLLLHIVDISSQNINHIIKNIINIQNELKKYNNKLYKKNRWLIFNKSDLVNIKKSIKLSSIIIKKINWNKKYFIISSKTNIGINELCFNIIKSIYNKN, from the coding sequence ATGAAATTTGTTGACATTGCTTATATTTATGTAGTAGCTGGAAAAGGAGGCGATGGTATAATAAGTTTTAGAAGAGAAAAATATATACCTAAAGGAGGTCCTGATGGTGGTAATGGAGGAAACGGGGGTAATATTTGGCTAAAAACATCTAATAATTTAAATACATTAATAGATTTTAATTTTAAAAAAATATTTTTTGCTGAATCTGGTAAAAATGGTAGTAGTAAAAAAAAAACAGGTAAAGATGGAAAAGATTTATATATTAAAGTACCAATAGGAACAAGAGTTATAAATAAAGATAATAATAAAATAATTATTGATTTAATAAATAATAAACAATTATTATTATTAGTAAAAGGTGGTTCTTGTGGTATAGGAAATAGTAGATTCAAAAGTTCTACTAATAGAACACCAATAAAAAGAACTTTAGGTTTAGAGGGTGAAAAAAAATATATTAAATTAGAATTAATTTTATTAGCTGATGTAGGTACGTTAGGTCTTCCAAATGCAGGTAAATCTACTTTTATAAATATAATTTCTTCTGCTAAATCTAAAATATCTTATTATCCATTTACTACATTATCACCAAAATTAGGATTAGTAAAATTTAATAAAAAAAAAAATTTTATAATAGCAGATATTCCAGGAATTATAAAAAATTGTTATAAAGGAATTGGTTTAGGAATAAAATTTTTAAAACATTTAACACGTTGTAATTTACTATTACATATAGTAGATATTTCTTCACAAAATATAAATCATATTATAAAAAATATTATAAATATTCAAAATGAACTTAAAAAATATAATAATAAACTATATAAAAAAAACCGTTGGTTAATTTTTAATAAAAGTGATTTAGTTAATATAAAAAAATCTATTAAATTATCTTCTATAATAATTAAAAAAATAAATTGGAATAAAAAATATTTCATAATTTCATCTAAAACTAACATTGGGATTAATGAATTATGTTTTAACATTATAAAATCAATTTATAATAAAAATTAA
- the greA gene encoding transcription elongation factor GreA: MKKKNTITPMTAQGAEILRKKLNELKKNKIPYIIKLISSSRKNGDLKENSEYHAAKEEQSFFENKIKEIEDKLSNAVIIDTNIIKNYKKIVFGIPFTILKIDNNKKFNYTIVGKDEADIKKNMISINSPIARSLIGKYIKDIITVNTPNGNIKYKILKIGKN; encoded by the coding sequence ATGAAAAAAAAAAACACTATAACTCCTATGACAGCACAAGGTGCAGAAATTTTACGTAAAAAACTTAATGAACTAAAAAAAAATAAAATACCTTATATAATAAAATTAATATCTTCATCTAGAAAAAATGGTGATTTAAAAGAAAATTCAGAATATCATGCAGCCAAAGAAGAACAATCTTTTTTTGAAAATAAAATTAAAGAGATTGAAGATAAATTATCAAATGCTGTTATTATAGATACAAATATAATTAAAAATTATAAAAAAATTGTTTTTGGAATACCTTTTACTATATTAAAAATTGATAATAATAAAAAATTTAATTATACTATAGTAGGTAAAGATGAGGCTGATATTAAAAAAAATATGATTTCTATAAATTCACCTATAGCTAGAAGTTTAATAGGTAAATATATAAAAGATATTATTACAGTCAATACTCCAAATGGAAATATAAAATATAAAATATTAAAAATAGGTAAAAATTAA
- the rplM gene encoding 50S ribosomal protein L13, which translates to MKTFTIKKKSIIKKWYIVNAKNKILGRFVSKISKYLMGKNKPIYTPHIDTGDNIIVINASKILLTGNKINSKQYYYHTGYPGGIKKVSLKKMLKKYPIKVIQKAIKGMLPKGPLGKQMFSKLRIYPEEKYEHKSQKTKLLNL; encoded by the coding sequence ATGAAAACATTTACAATAAAAAAAAAATCAATTATAAAAAAATGGTATATAGTAAATGCAAAGAATAAAATATTAGGTCGTTTTGTTTCTAAAATATCTAAATATTTAATGGGAAAAAATAAACCTATATATACTCCTCATATAGATACAGGTGATAATATAATAGTTATAAATGCATCAAAAATATTATTAACAGGAAATAAAATAAATAGTAAACAATATTATTATCATACAGGTTATCCTGGTGGTATTAAAAAAGTATCTTTAAAAAAAATGTTAAAAAAATATCCAATAAAAGTTATTCAAAAAGCTATTAAAGGAATGCTTCCTAAAGGTCCTTTAGGTAAACAAATGTTTTCAAAATTAAGAATATACCCTGAAGAAAAATATGAACATAAATCACAAAAAACTAAATTATTAAATTTGTAA
- a CDS encoding RlmE family RNA methyltransferase, with the protein MKKNKFNNKISNFYKKKINDFYYKQSKIKKLRSRAWFKLDQINKKEKIFYSGMNVIDLGSYPGSWSQYVINKIKKNGNLLSCDLLPMKNISYNRFKFIQGNIIDKLTIKKILKHFNNKGVNIIISDMSPNISGISYIDNYNTIKLFNAAFNICKKLLSFNGYFLIKIFQNNSFSKYIKKIKNFFLKIKICKPKSSKSYSKEIYILAKKYLIKNIIKD; encoded by the coding sequence ATGAAAAAAAATAAATTTAATAATAAAATAAGTAATTTTTATAAAAAAAAAATTAATGATTTTTATTATAAACAATCTAAAATAAAAAAATTAAGATCAAGAGCTTGGTTTAAATTAGATCAAATAAATAAAAAAGAAAAAATATTTTATTCTGGTATGAATGTAATAGATTTAGGATCTTATCCTGGTAGTTGGTCTCAATATGTAATTAATAAAATAAAAAAAAATGGAAATTTATTATCATGTGATTTATTACCAATGAAAAATATTTCATATAATAGATTTAAATTTATTCAAGGTAATATTATAGATAAATTAACTATTAAAAAAATCTTAAAACATTTTAATAATAAAGGAGTAAATATTATTATTTCAGATATGTCTCCAAATATTAGTGGTATATCTTATATAGATAATTATAATACTATAAAATTATTTAATGCTGCTTTTAATATATGTAAAAAATTATTATCTTTCAATGGTTATTTTTTAATAAAAATATTTCAAAATAATAGTTTTAGTAAATATATAAAAAAAATAAAAAATTTTTTTTTAAAAATTAAAATATGTAAACCTAAATCATCAAAATCATATTCTAAAGAAATATATATATTAGCTAAAAAATATTTAATAAAAAATATAATTAAGGATTAA
- a CDS encoding BolA family protein, with protein sequence MEKEKIYCILSEKLKLKKIYVNGDNSNFNIIAIDDIFKKLDDIEKQKIIYKPLFKYILKKKIHSISIESYSIKEWKKKINLNINK encoded by the coding sequence ATGGAAAAAGAAAAAATATATTGTATATTATCTGAAAAATTAAAATTAAAAAAAATATATGTAAATGGTGATAATAGTAATTTTAATATAATTGCAATAGATGATATTTTTAAAAAATTAGATGATATTGAAAAACAAAAAATAATTTATAAACCTTTATTTAAATATATTTTAAAAAAAAAAATACATTCAATATCTATAGAATCATATTCAATAAAAGAATGGAAAAAAAAAATTAATTTAAATATTAATAAATAA
- the rpsI gene encoding 30S ribosomal protein S9: protein MNKINCYYSTGRRKKSIARVFLKPGNGNILINNKNINKYFKNLNSKMLIFQPIIMSNMENRLNLYITVKGGGVSGQAGAIRHGITRSLIKYNYLTKKNLKKSGFVTRDSRQVERKKFGLKKARKNSQFSKR, encoded by the coding sequence ATGAATAAAATAAATTGTTACTATAGTACTGGTCGTAGAAAAAAATCTATTGCTAGAGTATTTTTAAAACCAGGAAATGGAAATATTTTAATTAATAATAAAAATATTAATAAATATTTTAAAAATTTAAATTCTAAAATGTTAATTTTTCAACCTATAATAATGTCAAATATGGAAAATAGACTAAATTTATATATTACAGTAAAAGGAGGAGGTGTTTCAGGACAAGCAGGAGCTATTAGACATGGAATAACTAGATCATTAATTAAATATAATTATTTAACTAAAAAAAATTTAAAAAAATCAGGTTTTGTAACTAGAGATTCAAGACAAGTTGAGAGAAAAAAATTTGGTTTAAAAAAAGCAAGAAAAAATTCACAATTTTCAAAACGTTAG